One window of the Clostridia bacterium genome contains the following:
- a CDS encoding radical SAM protein yields the protein MNLARTFLGEKFLEQGVKLIMRGDAEKHINTLLAWAEKIARDPKHKGFIEGMRTAFNDPNNNWAQLAHRMLNETDPNIRTRLAVNFFVNAGLLGVPRQREVEEKEGVHVPWAVLIDPTERCNLNCIGCWAGDYQRAQELDFATLDRVCSEAEQLGIYFIVVSGGEPLVRKDDILALAEKHEGQVFHLFTNGTLIDADFVARMKQVGNITTAISVDGFEEKTDARRGKGVFQKVSRAMDLLRENGCVFGVSVTYHRGNSEEVSSEEFVDFMIEKGVAYGWYFTYIPIGKDIDLEMMATPEQRALVYDRILEYRRTKPIFLVDFWNDGEAVNGCIAGGRTYFHINAAGEVEPCAFVHYATCNIKNVSLKEALQNPLFKAYQKRQPFHSNLRRPCPIIDNPEMLREIIKESGAYPTQLHQDETIDEFVEKIKPYSEAWGEVADAIWAEKQGRNAVSASAN from the coding sequence GTGAACCTGGCCCGTACCTTCCTGGGTGAAAAATTCCTGGAGCAGGGCGTCAAGCTTATCATGCGGGGGGACGCGGAGAAGCACATCAACACCCTGCTGGCCTGGGCGGAGAAGATCGCCCGCGACCCCAAGCATAAGGGCTTCATCGAGGGAATGCGTACCGCCTTTAACGATCCCAACAATAACTGGGCTCAGCTCGCTCACCGCATGTTGAACGAGACCGACCCGAATATCCGTACCCGCCTGGCCGTCAACTTCTTTGTTAACGCCGGCCTGCTGGGTGTTCCCAGGCAGAGAGAAGTTGAGGAAAAGGAAGGCGTACACGTGCCATGGGCGGTGCTGATAGACCCCACGGAGCGCTGCAACCTCAACTGCATAGGTTGCTGGGCCGGAGATTACCAGCGCGCTCAAGAGCTGGACTTCGCCACCCTGGACCGGGTTTGCTCTGAGGCCGAGCAGCTGGGCATATATTTCATCGTCGTCTCCGGCGGCGAGCCGCTGGTTCGTAAAGACGATATACTGGCCCTGGCCGAAAAGCACGAGGGTCAGGTTTTCCATCTGTTTACTAACGGAACGCTCATAGACGCAGACTTTGTGGCCCGCATGAAACAGGTGGGCAACATTACGACAGCCATCAGCGTTGACGGCTTCGAAGAAAAGACCGACGCCCGGCGGGGCAAGGGCGTTTTCCAGAAGGTAAGCCGGGCCATGGACCTGCTCCGGGAAAACGGCTGCGTCTTCGGTGTCTCCGTAACCTACCACCGGGGCAACAGCGAGGAAGTAAGCAGTGAGGAATTCGTGGACTTCATGATAGAGAAGGGCGTTGCCTACGGATGGTACTTTACCTATATTCCTATCGGCAAGGACATCGACCTGGAAATGATGGCTACGCCGGAGCAGCGGGCTCTGGTATACGATCGCATACTCGAATACCGCCGGACCAAACCCATCTTTCTGGTGGATTTCTGGAACGACGGCGAAGCGGTAAACGGGTGCATAGCGGGGGGGCGCACCTACTTCCACATTAACGCCGCGGGAGAGGTTGAACCCTGCGCCTTCGTGCACTACGCCACCTGTAACATAAAGAACGTGAGCCTCAAGGAAGCCCTGCAGAACCCGCTGTTCAAAGCTTACCAGAAGCGCCAGCCCTTCCACTCTAACCTGCGCCGTCCCTGCCCGATCATAGACAATCCGGAGATGCTACGGGAAATCATCAAGGAATCCGGAGCGTATCCGACCCAGCTACACCAGGACGAGACCATCGACGAGTTCGTGGAGAAGATTAAACCCTATTCCGAGGCCTGGGGCGAAGTGGCCGACGCCATTTGGGCGGAAAAGCAGGGCAGAAACGCGGTAAGCGCCTCGGCCAATTGA
- a CDS encoding flippase-like domain-containing protein, translating to MVIAEAGSCLELASPARSPDNPYLPGHTIFTAFFGVRVVAGREAVSGTWRRGYWQWLLLALALSVGTLFLYSLRTAGSALAWFGRVSGTGMLAVLALVGCLWLLEAWRVQSLVRAAGGRVGVGQVLQANLAAAFVAAVTPAAGGGPPAHVYFLTRVGLGPERAAAVVTARLLLNLVFFAFMGPPLFLLYRHTLRLPAPLELVILGAALGLAGLITGLLYLLFRSGLAERVLGYVARIAARLHRQWSEEDILNALSTRLDEFRSSLAAVAAASWYLRLLLLFLTTGYWIGFFSIIPLLSYTLGLRLDLPSVAARQFLYFFIVSYVPLPGASGAAELSLAALLSGLVPQSLLPGLVATWRFFTYHLNLLVGGAMVWWLSRRPERGFTPRRWREEPGKT from the coding sequence TTGGTTATTGCAGAGGCGGGTTCTTGCCTGGAGCTCGCATCACCGGCGCGGTCGCCGGATAATCCCTACCTGCCGGGCCATACTATTTTCACCGCCTTTTTCGGGGTGAGAGTCGTGGCTGGACGGGAAGCAGTCTCGGGAACTTGGCGCCGGGGATACTGGCAGTGGCTGCTGCTGGCCCTGGCCCTAAGCGTTGGCACCCTTTTCCTTTACAGCTTGCGGACGGCCGGCAGCGCCCTGGCCTGGTTCGGCCGGGTGTCCGGTACCGGCATGTTGGCGGTCCTGGCTCTGGTGGGGTGTCTGTGGCTGTTGGAGGCCTGGAGGGTACAGAGCCTGGTGCGGGCCGCCGGGGGGCGGGTTGGAGTCGGCCAGGTGCTGCAGGCCAACCTGGCCGCAGCCTTTGTGGCCGCGGTTACTCCGGCGGCCGGCGGGGGGCCTCCGGCGCACGTCTACTTTCTTACCCGCGTAGGCCTGGGCCCGGAGAGGGCGGCCGCGGTGGTAACTGCCCGCCTCCTGCTGAACCTGGTGTTCTTTGCCTTCATGGGACCGCCCCTTTTTCTTCTGTACCGCCATACGCTGCGGTTGCCGGCGCCGCTGGAGCTGGTGATTCTGGGAGCGGCCCTTGGCCTGGCCGGGCTCATAACCGGCCTCCTGTATCTCCTCTTTCGATCCGGGCTTGCCGAGCGAGTCCTCGGCTACGTTGCCCGTATCGCCGCTCGGCTGCACCGTCAATGGAGCGAAGAGGATATCTTGAATGCGTTGAGCACCAGGCTGGATGAGTTCCGCTCCAGCCTGGCGGCGGTGGCGGCGGCGAGCTGGTACCTGCGTCTCCTCCTGTTGTTCCTCACCACCGGCTACTGGATAGGGTTCTTCTCGATAATACCCCTCCTGAGTTACACGCTCGGCCTGAGGCTGGACCTTCCCTCGGTGGCGGCCCGCCAGTTTCTGTACTTCTTTATCGTGTCCTATGTTCCCTTACCCGGCGCCAGCGGGGCGGCGGAATTGAGTCTGGCCGCACTCCTCTCAGGCTTGGTCCCTCAATCTCTCCTGCCCGGTCTCGTGGCTACCTGGCGCTTCTTTACCTATCACCTCAACCTGCTCGTAGGGGGGGCCATGGTATGGTGGTTGTCACGACGGCCGGAGCGCGGATTCACTCCCAGAAGGTGGAGAGAAGAACCCGGCAAGACCTGA
- a CDS encoding MFS transporter, with the protein MASWRSNLKVMVLVQFVMMTGFSSMAPFLPFFVAELGIARQEQVRLWAGVLASVSALFAALFSPIWGSLADRLGRRLMVVRSCLAAGSAIFLVGFAHNVYQVLILRILQGMFGGYSGAAIALVASEAPVERLGWALGLLQTGQTLGLLVGPTIGGAIADHLSYRAVFMTNGLLAFGAGLITLFSVRETSPPAGAPDRGPFWAGIRKGLARPAIGNMFLVLFLAQFAIRNVEPVLSLYIRELEPEHELLGTLTGTIFAVTGLAQVVGLLLAGRYSERLGPRTLLLICIPACALLYFPQAMVHSAWQLLVLRAALGLFLGSIVPMANAVVGQLAPPEARGSVFGLTSAALFLGGFTGPLVGGTLAAYLGLRFVFVFTACLFLVNFLWSVRALPPVARPERIEPGRSWDCEQ; encoded by the coding sequence ATGGCATCTTGGCGCAGCAACCTAAAGGTCATGGTCCTGGTACAGTTCGTGATGATGACCGGGTTCAGCTCTATGGCGCCCTTCCTTCCCTTCTTTGTGGCGGAATTGGGCATTGCCCGCCAGGAGCAGGTAAGACTCTGGGCCGGCGTCCTGGCATCTGTCAGCGCTCTTTTCGCCGCCTTGTTCTCGCCTATCTGGGGTTCTCTAGCGGACCGCCTTGGCCGCAGGCTTATGGTGGTGCGCTCCTGCCTGGCCGCCGGAAGCGCCATTTTCTTGGTGGGTTTTGCCCATAACGTTTACCAGGTACTGATCCTCCGGATTCTGCAAGGAATGTTCGGGGGCTATTCCGGCGCGGCCATCGCCCTGGTGGCTTCGGAGGCTCCGGTGGAGAGGCTGGGGTGGGCTCTGGGTCTGCTGCAGACCGGCCAGACACTGGGGCTTCTCGTAGGCCCCACCATCGGCGGCGCCATTGCCGACCACCTGTCCTATCGGGCGGTTTTTATGACCAACGGTTTGCTCGCCTTTGGGGCGGGCCTGATCACGTTATTCTCGGTCCGCGAAACCTCTCCTCCCGCCGGAGCGCCCGACCGGGGCCCATTTTGGGCGGGCATCCGAAAGGGCCTCGCCCGGCCGGCCATCGGGAACATGTTCCTGGTGCTGTTCCTGGCTCAGTTTGCCATCCGCAATGTAGAGCCGGTTCTATCCCTGTACATACGTGAACTCGAACCGGAACATGAACTGCTGGGTACGCTTACGGGTACCATTTTCGCCGTGACCGGCCTTGCCCAAGTCGTAGGGCTGCTTCTGGCCGGTCGTTACTCCGAGCGTCTGGGCCCCCGTACTCTGCTGCTGATCTGTATACCGGCCTGCGCCCTCCTCTACTTTCCGCAAGCCATGGTGCACAGCGCCTGGCAGCTGCTGGTCCTGCGCGCCGCTCTGGGGCTTTTTCTGGGCAGCATAGTGCCCATGGCCAACGCCGTGGTGGGACAACTGGCTCCCCCCGAGGCCAGGGGAAGCGTGTTCGGTCTTACCTCCGCCGCCCTGTTTCTGGGTGGCTTTACCGGGCCTCTGGTAGGGGGAACACTCGCCGCCTACCTCGGTCTGCGCTTCGTTTTCGTGTTTACCGCCTGCCTGTTCTTGGTCAACTTCTTATGGTCTGTCAGGGCTCTCCCGCCGGTTGCTCGCCCCGAAAGGATCGAGCCTGGCCGGTCGTGGGACTGTGAACAGTAG
- a CDS encoding DUF3243 domain-containing protein yields MEISNFDQWVNTLSTAVSKARGMGMSDEMIRSSAVQVGNYLYANVDPDIPENRVLRAMWEVADEPERQAIASTLVKLCDKYGRH; encoded by the coding sequence GTGGAAATCAGCAACTTTGACCAGTGGGTGAACACCCTGTCCACCGCCGTGAGCAAGGCCAGGGGCATGGGCATGTCCGATGAAATGATCAGGAGTTCGGCCGTACAGGTGGGAAACTACCTATACGCCAATGTCGACCCGGACATTCCGGAGAACCGGGTGCTGAGGGCGATGTGGGAAGTAGCCGACGAGCCCGAGCGCCAGGCGATTGCCAGCACCCTGGTGAAGCTCTGCGACAAATACGGTCGGCACTAG
- a CDS encoding recombinase family protein, whose translation MRELIPAHLVGRRLEVLADPRRTLEQSGLPVGGYIRISTRKGGQLSSIENQKKVLSQWAELHRYRLVRFYIDVRSGEYVAGREELNRLREDIRLGRIRGVVTKEISRTSRDVMDVLELKREIAGWGGFFVSIKENYDSRTDDDEFLLVLHAALAQKERKATAGRVRITQLVKAREGRTNVPLPAFGYRLSADRQHLEVDPRNAPVYRFIVARFLEGWGQAKIARHLNAQGCRTRRGGRWSPNAVRTVLSNPVYLGLTIYNTTTLIRDALGRQRRVMRPPDEWIIREGTHPPLISPEEFEQVQAMLRERRRKQSRDWTTERKYLGSGLLRCAECGAKIYGARYPAKSGANKPAGRFLYRYRCADLYGRCSRPMKYWDMQRVDRAILELLRGLLADGERLRQTVREHLAVAEAVREDLGEELRRLAGELERLDGALRKQQLAYEQGAITLDEYGRRAAELREERHRLELAKRAVEGRLARSGGTEKDVEALCGRIRHQLDNLHRLSPSVQKELLGAAFEALYLRKDYTIGEVVFRRR comes from the coding sequence TTGAGGGAGTTGATCCCGGCCCACCTGGTGGGAAGACGGCTGGAAGTCCTGGCCGATCCGCGGCGTACCCTGGAGCAGTCGGGGCTTCCCGTCGGCGGGTACATCCGGATTTCTACCCGTAAGGGAGGCCAGCTTTCCAGTATCGAGAATCAGAAGAAGGTGCTGAGCCAGTGGGCGGAGTTGCACCGGTACCGGTTGGTGCGGTTTTATATAGACGTAAGGTCCGGCGAATACGTTGCCGGGCGGGAGGAGCTGAATCGCCTCAGGGAAGATATTCGCCTCGGCCGAATAAGGGGAGTAGTGACCAAGGAGATATCGCGGACCAGCAGAGACGTCATGGATGTCCTGGAATTGAAACGGGAGATTGCCGGGTGGGGCGGATTCTTCGTCTCGATCAAGGAGAACTACGACAGCCGTACCGATGACGACGAGTTTCTGCTCGTGCTGCACGCCGCCCTGGCCCAGAAGGAACGCAAGGCAACGGCCGGCCGGGTGAGGATTACCCAGCTGGTGAAGGCCAGGGAAGGCAGGACCAACGTGCCCCTGCCGGCCTTCGGCTACCGGTTGAGCGCCGACCGCCAGCACTTGGAAGTAGATCCTCGCAACGCACCGGTCTACCGCTTCATAGTAGCGCGGTTCCTTGAAGGCTGGGGGCAGGCCAAGATCGCCCGCCATCTGAACGCGCAAGGGTGCCGCACCCGCAGAGGCGGCAGGTGGAGCCCTAACGCGGTCCGTACGGTATTGAGCAATCCGGTTTACCTGGGTCTCACCATCTACAATACCACCACTCTGATTAGAGATGCCCTGGGCAGACAGAGGCGGGTGATGCGCCCTCCCGACGAGTGGATAATTCGCGAGGGAACGCATCCCCCGCTGATCAGCCCGGAAGAGTTCGAGCAGGTGCAGGCAATGTTGAGGGAGAGACGCCGGAAGCAGAGCCGTGATTGGACCACCGAGCGCAAGTACCTGGGCTCCGGCCTGTTGCGCTGCGCGGAGTGCGGGGCCAAGATTTACGGGGCCCGCTACCCGGCCAAGTCGGGCGCCAACAAGCCGGCGGGCCGGTTCCTCTACCGGTACCGGTGCGCCGACCTCTACGGCCGCTGCAGCCGGCCCATGAAGTACTGGGACATGCAGCGGGTCGATCGGGCCATCCTGGAGCTGCTGCGAGGGTTGCTTGCGGACGGCGAGAGGCTGAGACAGACCGTACGGGAGCACCTGGCGGTCGCCGAAGCAGTACGAGAGGATTTGGGGGAGGAATTGAGGCGGCTGGCAGGCGAACTCGAGAGGCTGGACGGTGCCCTCAGGAAGCAACAATTGGCCTACGAGCAGGGCGCCATTACCCTGGACGAATACGGTCGGCGGGCGGCGGAGTTGCGGGAAGAAAGGCACCGGCTGGAACTGGCAAAGAGAGCGGTCGAAGGGCGCCTCGCCCGGTCCGGAGGAACGGAGAAGGACGTGGAAGCGCTTTGTGGCCGTATAAGACACCAACTGGACAATCTGCACCGGCTGTCACCTTCGGTGCAGAAGGAACTGTTGGGGGCTGCTTTTGAGGCCCTGTACCTGAGGAAGGATTACACCATCGGCGAGGTGGTGTTCCGGCGGCGGTAG
- a CDS encoding MFS transporter, whose product MRTQVVLESEPAWVVPATTLAAFLTPFMSSSFTLAVADLGAEFGAGARLIGWVVTVYLVATAAALLPCGRLADLRGREKVFFWGLAVFIASLLACALAPGVGFLIGARVASGVGAAMVFGTLPAILTSYSPPGERGRRLGLYNASVYAGLSAGPVLGGIITHYLGWRWIFGFSFLIGLPALVLSAAVLGLRSAQRQEDGLDLPGTVFSVLGISILLYAASGSGLPAVVNRCLFLLGVVLVVAFVMWERRCPGPLLDVRLFVGNAGFSFSNLAAFISYSGSFAVSYILSLYLQLVLGLSPQTAGLVLLGQPILQTLVSPLAGRLSDHWEPRMVASAGMVLVSAALVLMANYLSDFTLLELTGILCLLGLGFGLFASPNVNAIMSTAPRSHYGSASSVLALMRLLGQTLSMGVAGAVLTAYLQDLPLGPVAAPYLSQGVRVSLVIFAALSAVAVPASLARGRIHPHNAE is encoded by the coding sequence GTGAGAACGCAGGTCGTATTGGAATCGGAGCCCGCCTGGGTGGTTCCGGCAACTACGTTGGCGGCGTTCTTGACCCCGTTCATGAGTAGCTCTTTCACTCTGGCAGTGGCGGACCTGGGAGCAGAGTTCGGAGCCGGCGCCCGACTGATAGGCTGGGTAGTCACCGTATATCTGGTGGCCACTGCCGCCGCCCTCCTGCCCTGCGGACGGCTGGCTGATCTGCGGGGGCGGGAAAAGGTCTTCTTCTGGGGTCTGGCCGTCTTCATCGCTTCGTTACTGGCCTGTGCGCTTGCTCCTGGGGTCGGGTTTCTAATCGGAGCCCGGGTAGCGAGCGGTGTAGGGGCGGCCATGGTATTCGGCACCTTGCCCGCGATCCTTACCAGTTATTCCCCTCCGGGAGAGCGGGGAAGGAGACTGGGGCTCTACAACGCTTCCGTTTATGCCGGCCTATCTGCCGGACCGGTGCTCGGCGGCATAATTACTCATTATCTGGGCTGGCGGTGGATCTTTGGGTTCAGCTTCCTTATCGGTTTACCTGCCCTGGTTCTGAGCGCGGCGGTTCTGGGCCTCCGTTCGGCACAGCGGCAGGAAGACGGCTTGGACCTGCCGGGCACGGTCTTCTCCGTGCTGGGCATTTCTATTCTGCTCTATGCGGCCTCGGGCTCGGGTCTGCCGGCGGTGGTTAACCGTTGCTTATTCCTGCTCGGGGTGGTATTGGTAGTTGCCTTTGTAATGTGGGAGAGGCGCTGTCCCGGACCCCTTCTCGACGTAAGGCTATTTGTCGGAAATGCCGGATTTAGCTTCTCCAACCTGGCTGCCTTCATTAGTTACAGCGGCAGTTTCGCCGTCAGCTACATACTGTCCCTGTACTTACAGCTGGTCCTGGGCCTTTCTCCTCAGACGGCCGGTTTGGTCTTGCTCGGTCAGCCAATACTCCAAACGCTGGTTTCACCCCTGGCAGGGCGGCTGTCTGATCATTGGGAGCCAAGGATGGTAGCCTCGGCGGGCATGGTCCTGGTTTCCGCGGCCTTGGTCCTGATGGCAAATTATCTTTCTGATTTTACGCTTCTGGAATTGACGGGTATCCTCTGCCTTCTAGGACTGGGATTCGGGCTTTTTGCCTCGCCCAATGTTAACGCCATTATGAGCACCGCGCCTAGGTCGCACTACGGCAGCGCTTCCTCGGTTCTGGCCCTGATGCGGCTCCTGGGACAGACGCTGAGTATGGGGGTGGCCGGCGCCGTGCTGACCGCGTATCTGCAAGATCTGCCCCTGGGTCCTGTCGCCGCTCCCTACCTGAGTCAGGGAGTGCGCGTCAGCCTAGTGATATTCGCCGCCTTATCCGCCGTAGCCGTCCCGGCCTCTTTGGCCCGGGGCAGAATTCACCCGCACAACGCCGAGTAA
- a CDS encoding SufD family Fe-S cluster assembly protein has protein sequence MSRRQEIMARARAARDKAAAYGEDLDLGAYRVPASDEPGSLNPGALALEDRERLLATGVELEGADRAGTFLQVNHSVLRCGAAQEGIEVLGTFEALEKYPWAEDYWWRIVAPDQDKYTAQVALAEHRNGYFIRALPGSSTIYPLQACLYLQEEGAVQNVHNIVIVEEGAELHLISGCASASRVRHGLHIGVSEFYVKKGARLTFTMIHYWGEEVAVRPRSATLVEEGGLFVSNYVCLRPVGSLQMYPTAWLKGPEAVARYYSILVAPPGTSMDLGSRVVLQAPRSRAEVVARTLTTGGEIINRGCLVAEAQEVKAHLECRGLVLGEKGVIDAIPELLTKVGNVDLSHEAAVGKIAQEEIEYLMARGLSEEEATATIVRGFLNVQIVGLPAALQAEIDRAVAAGEKALL, from the coding sequence ATGTCACGGCGGCAGGAGATTATGGCCCGAGCCAGGGCGGCTCGAGATAAGGCGGCAGCTTACGGAGAAGACTTGGATTTGGGCGCCTACCGGGTTCCGGCTTCGGACGAGCCCGGATCCCTTAATCCCGGAGCATTGGCATTAGAAGATCGCGAGCGATTGCTGGCTACCGGTGTGGAGCTGGAGGGGGCGGATCGGGCAGGAACGTTTCTGCAGGTGAACCATTCGGTGCTGCGTTGCGGTGCGGCTCAGGAAGGCATAGAGGTGTTGGGTACTTTTGAGGCGCTGGAGAAGTATCCCTGGGCGGAGGACTACTGGTGGCGGATAGTGGCCCCCGATCAGGACAAGTACACCGCCCAGGTAGCGCTGGCCGAGCACCGCAACGGCTATTTCATCCGGGCTCTACCCGGTTCGAGTACGATATACCCCTTACAGGCCTGCCTTTACCTCCAGGAAGAAGGCGCGGTCCAGAACGTGCACAACATCGTGATCGTGGAGGAAGGGGCGGAACTGCACCTGATTAGCGGCTGCGCCAGCGCCTCCCGGGTGAGGCACGGCCTGCACATCGGCGTTTCGGAGTTCTACGTGAAGAAAGGCGCCCGCCTCACCTTCACCATGATCCACTATTGGGGGGAAGAGGTGGCGGTGCGGCCTCGCTCTGCCACCCTGGTGGAAGAGGGTGGCCTTTTTGTTTCTAACTACGTCTGCCTGCGGCCGGTAGGCAGCCTGCAGATGTACCCTACTGCCTGGCTCAAGGGACCGGAGGCGGTGGCCCGTTACTACAGCATCCTGGTGGCCCCGCCGGGCACGTCCATGGACCTGGGCTCGCGGGTGGTGCTTCAGGCGCCCCGCAGTAGGGCGGAGGTAGTGGCCCGAACCCTGACGACCGGCGGGGAGATCATCAACCGCGGCTGCTTGGTGGCCGAGGCCCAGGAGGTAAAGGCGCACCTGGAGTGCCGGGGCCTGGTCTTGGGAGAAAAAGGAGTTATCGATGCCATCCCCGAGTTGCTTACCAAGGTGGGCAACGTGGATCTATCGCACGAGGCAGCGGTGGGCAAGATCGCCCAGGAGGAAATCGAGTACCTGATGGCCAGGGGCTTGAGCGAAGAAGAGGCTACCGCTACGATCGTCCGCGGTTTTCTTAACGTGCAGATAGTCGGGCTCCCCGCCGCCCTGCAGGCCGAGATCGACCGGGCGGTGGCGGCAGGCGAGAAGGCCCTGTTGTAG
- a CDS encoding ABC transporter ATP-binding protein — protein MLRLENLTVAVGDREILHDINLEIRPGEVHVLFGPNGSGKTSLLGTIMGFERYRVVRGKIYFQDQDVTDWPVDARARLGIGLSFQRPPTVRGVTTRQLVQVCGRGGVDIESLAEEVNFRNFLDREVNLGFSGGELKRSELLQLLAQDPQLVLLDEPESGVDLENMALIGRVVNRLLERNISHREGKSQRQVRHGRRKAGLIITHTGHILNYVNGDVGHVLFEGHLSCRGNPRELLACIQEMGYEECVRCSFENSTPAGGQ, from the coding sequence ATGCTTAGGCTGGAAAACCTCACCGTAGCGGTAGGGGACCGCGAAATCCTTCACGATATTAACCTTGAGATCCGCCCCGGCGAGGTGCACGTTCTTTTCGGACCCAACGGCTCGGGCAAGACCAGTCTCTTGGGTACGATTATGGGCTTTGAGCGGTACCGCGTGGTGCGGGGGAAGATCTATTTTCAAGATCAGGACGTGACGGACTGGCCGGTAGATGCCCGCGCGCGATTGGGTATTGGACTATCGTTTCAGCGACCGCCCACGGTTCGGGGAGTCACCACCCGGCAGTTGGTCCAGGTCTGCGGCCGGGGAGGGGTGGATATAGAAAGCCTGGCGGAAGAAGTGAACTTCCGCAACTTCCTGGATAGGGAAGTGAACCTGGGTTTTTCCGGCGGCGAGCTCAAGCGCTCGGAACTGCTCCAGTTGCTGGCCCAGGATCCCCAGCTGGTGTTGTTGGACGAGCCGGAATCCGGCGTAGACCTAGAAAACATGGCTCTCATCGGGCGGGTGGTGAACCGTCTGCTGGAGAGGAACATTTCCCACCGTGAAGGCAAGTCTCAGCGCCAGGTGCGGCACGGTCGTCGCAAGGCCGGTCTAATCATTACTCATACCGGGCACATCCTTAATTACGTGAACGGCGATGTGGGGCACGTGCTGTTTGAGGGCCATCTTTCCTGCAGGGGCAATCCACGGGAGCTGTTGGCCTGCATTCAAGAAATGGGTTACGAAGAATGCGTGCGCTGTTCGTTCGAAAACTCTACCCCGGCGGGAGGGCAGTAA
- a CDS encoding spore coat protein CotJB, protein MDSHRRELLRKIMALEFSALELNLYLDTHPNDDRALADFNQVAHELAGLKQEYEHRYGPLFNYGWGPSHDCWRWPDEPWPWEVSW, encoded by the coding sequence ATGGATTCGCACCGCAGAGAGTTGCTCCGCAAGATTATGGCCCTGGAATTCTCTGCCCTGGAACTGAACCTCTACTTGGATACCCACCCGAATGACGATAGGGCGTTGGCGGACTTCAACCAGGTAGCGCACGAGTTGGCCGGGTTGAAGCAGGAGTATGAACACCGCTACGGGCCGCTGTTCAACTACGGCTGGGGTCCCAGCCACGACTGCTGGCGCTGGCCGGATGAACCCTGGCCCTGGGAAGTATCCTGGTAA
- a CDS encoding spore coat associated protein CotJA translates to MTALGKEKPESSAPSGGEALGAGPARRLARAYVPFQEYTRRYSPEEGLKKGTIFPELYQPYRLGGSREG, encoded by the coding sequence ATGACAGCATTAGGCAAGGAAAAGCCCGAGTCGTCTGCTCCTTCCGGAGGCGAGGCCCTGGGAGCCGGGCCTGCCCGGCGCCTGGCTCGGGCTTATGTTCCCTTTCAGGAATATACCCGGCGCTACAGTCCCGAGGAGGGTTTAAAAAAGGGTACGATTTTCCCCGAACTCTACCAACCGTACCGATTGGGTGGCAGCCGGGAGGGATAA
- a CDS encoding agmatinase family protein, whose protein sequence is MLEPFRVERKGGFLGASASWEGCRWVLVGIPLDDTASFRPGTRFAPARIREVSEGLEEYSLRLDRSLEEAGLHDLGDLRLVPGHTAGNLQQIEACVAWLAEQEKRIAVVGGEHLLTYGVLRALAGFYPDLAVLHWDAHADLRPEYLGSRLSHATTMHLVRDLGLSVYHLGIRSAAPEERALVSSLMKGTENGGQGGSRSNPGLHSQRGRLFAHRVAAPMAELVAQLRNHPVYLTCDIDVLDPAFAPGTGCPEPGGVEPEELFRAIGCLERVRLVGFDVVEVNPLVDVGDITSLVAAKLIRELLLVQAGV, encoded by the coding sequence TTGTTGGAGCCTTTTCGGGTCGAGCGCAAGGGGGGGTTCCTGGGGGCATCCGCCAGTTGGGAAGGTTGCCGGTGGGTACTGGTCGGAATACCCCTGGACGATACCGCCTCCTTTCGTCCCGGTACGCGGTTCGCCCCGGCCCGTATTCGGGAGGTCTCCGAGGGACTGGAGGAGTACAGCCTCCGCCTGGATCGGAGTCTGGAGGAAGCCGGTCTGCACGACCTCGGCGACCTGAGGCTGGTTCCCGGCCATACCGCGGGTAACCTGCAGCAGATCGAAGCCTGCGTGGCCTGGCTGGCAGAGCAGGAGAAGAGAATCGCCGTGGTAGGCGGCGAGCACCTCCTCACCTACGGCGTGCTTCGGGCGCTAGCCGGGTTTTATCCCGACCTGGCAGTCCTCCACTGGGACGCCCACGCCGACCTGCGTCCGGAGTATCTGGGCAGCCGGTTATCCCACGCCACCACCATGCACCTGGTGAGGGACCTGGGTTTGTCCGTTTATCACCTGGGCATCCGCTCGGCGGCCCCGGAAGAGCGGGCTCTGGTTTCCTCGCTGATGAAGGGAACGGAAAACGGTGGCCAAGGCGGCAGCCGAAGTAACCCGGGACTGCATTCTCAGCGTGGCAGGCTTTTCGCCCACCGGGTGGCGGCACCTATGGCCGAACTGGTGGCCCAGCTTCGCAACCACCCGGTGTACCTGACCTGCGACATTGACGTCCTGGATCCGGCCTTTGCCCCCGGGACCGGTTGTCCGGAACCGGGAGGAGTAGAACCGGAAGAACTCTTCCGGGCAATCGGCTGTCTGGAGAGGGTCCGTCTGGTGGGGTTCGATGTGGTGGAGGTGAACCCGCTGGTGGACGTGGGTGACATTACCTCCCTGGTGGCGGCCAAGCTGATCCGCGAACTGCTTCTGGTCCAGGCCGGGGTTTGA